The sequence below is a genomic window from Marmota flaviventris isolate mMarFla1 chromosome 9, mMarFla1.hap1, whole genome shotgun sequence.
aTGGCCTTATTGCAAATACCACTTTATTTTGTGTAAGAAGAGTTGTCCCTGTGTGTCAAGATGATACTAATGATGGCTCAGGTGTTGCCTTTCCTCCAGTAACCGTTTacatcttttgacttttttttttttaaaaagaagataagagCACTGAGGCTGATCTCCAGGACCAATGTCACACTCTTATACTGTGGAAATGATCTTCTTTGTAACACTGGAATATGTGAATTCTTAAGCCATGAACTTGATCGGCTTTTTCCACCATTTGTAGTATTAAATTAtattagtaaataaaaacataatactaaattgtaaaaaatatgtaaaataaagtataaataagGTTATACTTAGTAGCTGCATATTAGTGATTCtagaagttaaataaaatactgaaaaatacatGGCTCTTCAGGAAAACACCTTTCTTTGGCTCAcaaagtacatttttttcattaactttgtaatagtttgtcaattttttctgcAGTTGAACCAGCTGTTGGCTTTCTGGATAGTCAAAATTCGCTTTGTTTTAGAATCAAATTTGTATTGTCTTGTTCcatggaagaaatagaaaaatcctagaaataaaagaaaagagatttatcaTATTATACAAGTAGTTTCCAGATTTGACTTGAATCTACCAAAAACAGCACCAATTATTTTTTGGCCTTTGCTGTTCTAAATAACAGTACTGATGCTATCACTATGGCAACAAAATGAAGTATAGACTGTTAGATTCACTTACCATCTTTCTTGAAAACAGCATCAACTTTATTGCCAATTCCAGGAAAGTCGTGAGATATCATTTTAGGATAACCTGCATCCATGGATCGTTTATACTCATCATATCTAATCAAAAAGGAATTGGGGTGTCAAAACCTTTTGCTAAACATGTAAATTCAAAAACACTACAGGAAATTTAGCAGAAGTTAACAAGAAATTTAACAAGAACTTTTAATTCTAGAGATTGTAAAATGGGGACCTAGATGGGGAGAGGTAGAATGTTGGGTGGTCTAGAAGATTTATAAGATTCCTCTGAAATTCAACATCTTATATTCATTATCTAGTAAGTTCTATGTCCTATTAAGGTAAGATGCTATGAAAGGTAAGTTCCTTTTGGCCAAAGCTCTATCAAGATAATTGCTcttattttcaaatcttttcaaAATTCAGCATCAcctgttatttgtattctcagCACAGCAATTGAATGATGGGTATTGTTCAATTAATTAAATGGATGCTGGTTTGGATACAGCCAATCAAAGAAGAGGCAGGTGTCCAAAACAATTTGAGACTTATTTTGAGAAGGGTTCATGTAGAATTTTCTGCCTAGAAAGAATTGGTTCCCTAATAGTTCTTGTGCTCTATCTTTACCTCCAGCACTTGTTAGCAACAAAGAAGTAGGTTTTTCCAGTGTCTTCCTCTGAAACAGCAGCATCAATATGCTTCACAGTTCGAGGGAAGCCAAAGGAACTGTAGATGTCCTTGGGGTATCCACGTAGCACATCTTGCCCCTGAACAGCCCAGTACTTATTTCCTGCCAATCAAAAACCAGAGATGAAAATAATTGTCCAGGGCTCCAGTAGACTGTAAACTATGTTTCCACCGAGTTAATAGTTTTGCAAGATACAGCAGTGTCCTAGCTGCAGGTTAGAATAGTTTAGGGAGACTTTTAAAATACTGATGCTGGGATCCTTTCCTGAACCActaaatcagtattttttttttaagtttcccagGTGGGTCTAACCTGAAGCAAGCTTTGAGAATGACCTGTTTATGGGATGGAGGCTTTTTTCCAATGCCAGATGTTCAATGGCTAATTTGTCATACTACCTCAGTGATACAAAGTTCAAGTGGAAGTTCACGACAATGCTATACTAAGGGCAGAGCACAGCAATGACTCACAATCTCAAATGACTTGCAATCCTGTATTGAATTCATTGTATCTGACTAGACTACAATTATGAGTATGTGAATTCATGCTGTACATGTTTATACTCAATAAAACCCATATCACATAAAACTAGTCTTATGTCCTAGAACCATAATAGCTCTTGTTCACTATGGTTATTTATTCTTCACAAAAAGTCAGTTTGATACTTTGCACATGTAAATTCctaattaatttcataaaatgaaaactagaaattCTGTTTCAAAGTGTTTTGCCCATCTGAACTACTTTAAAATCATTGCCTTGAGTGTATCACTGCATCAAGTGTCTTAACATGTGTCTATATGATGCTAAACACCTGTACAGAAATTTGCAAAAGAACGTGTGTTTGGCCTAGTGTCTTCAAAGTCAGGAGCATGGGACTCTATTTCATTCTAATAGAATCAAACAAATTTGTCTAATTCACTTCACAATAATTCAGGCCTTCTCATATTTTAATATGCAAATGAATTGCCTGGGGAACTTATTAAAATTCAATTTGGTCAAAGAAGGTCTGGATAGGACTTGGGGTTCTATGATTGTAATTGATAGTCCAGTGAAGCCAATGCCACTATCTGAAGACCACATCTGGACAGCAGGGTGTCCGTGCCACCATCTGGCTGCCCAATGGTGGTGTTCTCTTAAGTTGGGGTTCAAATTAAAACAGGATTCAGGAACTTGCACaaacaaaatctttgttttatcTCTCTAGAATGGGATCATCTTTCTCGCTTTTATTCCTGAGCACTTTTATTTCCTAGGAATATGAAGGGAGTTTAAAATACATGAATAGTTTTCTCAGAAAACATGTTCTAAGTCCAGATTCATAAACAGGCCTGAACTCTTTTATCTCCAGTCATttgcaatttatttaaaatgacttGGAAATTCCTGATGCAATTTTTAATTGAACTATTGGATTCCCATTAGTGAGACTATTGAATTTTCAGAACTTCATGTTGAGAATATAGCTAGTATCTTTATATCTCAACCCAAAAGTAGATGAGAAATAATTCTTCAAAGCAGTGAAAAATAATCAGGAGCATTACCTTTGAAAAACCTGACTTCATCCCTATCAGCAAGTTCATAGGCCGCTTCAAGTCCATTTGGCAGATGTggccagaaaacagaaatgaaattgaGCTCAACTGGGTAGAAGGAATTTGCACGCATGTAGAATctgttttgaaaacaaaagaaagcaaggtttctctctagtttctaaTTATCTCTGGCTGACTTCCAGCTCCTTTTAGTTGCTGGCACTTGTGGTACACTTGTAAATGTTTAACATCTGGCTTTCCAAAGGAGAGGCCAGGCATGGAAGGTTCTAGCAGTTGCTTATTTCCTTGGTGAAAATATTCCCACCATGGCAAATTTCAAGAGTCAGAACAGAGCACCATTGTATAGTATTTCTACCATAAAAATGCAATCAGCATGAATAACCTCAAATACAAGAATTAACAGTAAAATCTGGTTAAAATAACCATGGAgggatgtttttattattttattttttatataatttaattttgaataatgGCTGTGGTTCACAACAAAATTTAAGTCAACTTTGGTGAGCCATTAGGAGCCAGCTACAGTACATTGCTACTTGGAACACAACACTGATACCCTGTATTTAGTAAATATAGTCATCCCTGGGCATCTGCATTGTGTTGGTGCCAGGACCCCTTgcggataccaaaatctgcagatgctcaaatcCATTGTATAAAGTGGTGTCATTTCTTCATATATCCCGTGAACATTCTCTCacatgctttaaatcatctctaggttacttataatacctaatacaatataaatagttGTTTAGGAATAACgacaatatataatatgtatggaTTCAGTAGaggagcaattaaaaaaatatattggttaGATCAATGGACTTGAGATTGAATCTGTAGAGGTGGAACTTCCAGATTTGGAGAACCAATTGTACTTACAACACACTAAGGCCTTCTACCTATATCGTGACTATCACAAAAACCCGACAAGAGTATGACTCACATCTCAGGGATGAGAAATTGAGTTAGTGGGAGTAGGGGAGGCTtctaaggccacacagctggtaaAAGGCAAAGTCTAAATTTAAACCCAGTTCTGGCAGGGACTCCCTTGTCCTTTGATTGGTGGTACACAAAGTTGATTCTGCAGTTTGTAGGGACTGGAATATGTAACCTTATTAGCTATACTTAAGCACTGTCAAGAAGCCCATGAGCCTCATTAATGTGATAGTGTTGCAGAAAGGACTGACTACTCCTACTGAAGTCCTACCTTACTTACAATCAGACTGGCATAATGAAATGTGACCCTGGATAAGGGGTCAGAAGACCAATAATTACTCTGTCACTAGTTAGCTCTGTGCCCCAAAAaggtttctcttttcttctctctgccttAATTTACTGATCTGTAAAGTGGGCTGATAGTTACTGATTTTCTACTTCATTGGTATTTTCTAAGAATCAAATGACTTAACACATGGGCAAAAACAAAGTTGCAATGTTACATTGTACAAATGCAAGCAATTGCTGCTCTGTAGTTATAGATGTAAACAAAGATAAGATAAATAATACACGGAGCATATTGGTCACACATAGTGGTGAATGCAGAACACAAAGAAGTGGCATCTTACCTGTCTTTAAAGAACATCAGTTCTCCCCGAATTGTAGTTATGGCATCAAAGGTTAGCTTACTATCACACACTTCTGGGGTTTGTGGGCCTGTTGCCTGGGTGGGATTTGGGGAAGatcctaaagaaaataaaaggcctGGAGTTAGTTTTGCCTAGTGTTAGAACTattaaactatgaaaccaatGGCTCTTTCCTTTGAAGTAGGTATGAAACCAATAGGCCCCTGTCTATGACACTCTTATTTTTACTCACCGTATATGGCTTGAATGCCATTGATGTCATCCTGAGCAAGCTGAACATCACCACTGAAGATGTAGTTGGGGTACATTAAAGCTCCAATATCAGTAGAATGAGCGAGTCCAAGAGAATGGCCTAATTCATGAGCCGCAACACGATACAAGTTGTAATCTAAAGAGTCAATGAAcccatttaaattatttgaaatgtattCAGCTTTGAGGCATTTGATTAAGAAATAATCTACAGATCTGCAAAGACCAATGCTCATATTTTCTTGTTGATGAAATACACATCTAATAACTTTTTCTGAAGGTGAGAAGTACACATTATTAATAAAGGGATATGTTC
It includes:
- the Mmp1 gene encoding interstitial collagenase; its protein translation is MLCFSLLLLLLWDVGSHGFPASVETQQQDVEIVQKYLENYYNLKNERQIEKQRSSSSVVEKLKEMQEFFGLKVTGKPDAETLKVMKQPRCGVPDVARFVLTQGNPRWEKTHLTYRIENYTPDLSREDVDHAIEKAFQLWSNVSPLTFTKIFEGQADIMISFVRGDHRDNSPFDGPGGNLAHAFQPGPDIGGDAHFDEDERWTKNFRDYNLYRVAAHELGHSLGLAHSTDIGALMYPNYIFSGDVQLAQDDINGIQAIYGSSPNPTQATGPQTPEVCDSKLTFDAITTIRGELMFFKDRFYMRANSFYPVELNFISVFWPHLPNGLEAAYELADRDEVRFFKGNKYWAVQGQDVLRGYPKDIYSSFGFPRTVKHIDAAVSEEDTGKTYFFVANKCWRYDEYKRSMDAGYPKMISHDFPGIGNKVDAVFKKDGFFYFFHGTRQYKFDSKTKRILTIQKANSWFNCRKN